The Hymenobacter sp. GOD-10R genome includes a window with the following:
- a CDS encoding 3-ketoacyl-ACP reductase has protein sequence MESLKGKTALVTGAGKGIGRAVALALAAEGVNVGLLARTESQLTEVADEVRKLGVKAATTTVDVADMTAVNQAVEQVKQELGPIDILINNAGIGTFGKFLEMEPAEWEKIIQVNLMGVYYTTRAVLPEMIERQTGDIINISSTAGQRGAAVTSAYSASKFAVMGLTESLMQEVRKHNIRVSALTPSTVATELAISNKLTDGNPEKVMQPEDLAEFIIAQLKLNRRIFIKEAGMWSTNP, from the coding sequence ATGGAATCTCTGAAAGGCAAAACTGCCTTGGTAACTGGCGCTGGTAAAGGCATTGGCCGGGCCGTAGCGCTGGCTCTGGCAGCAGAAGGTGTCAACGTTGGTCTGCTGGCACGTACCGAAAGCCAACTAACTGAAGTAGCCGACGAAGTGCGCAAGCTCGGTGTGAAAGCCGCTACCACCACGGTCGATGTCGCTGACATGACAGCTGTGAACCAAGCCGTGGAGCAAGTAAAGCAAGAGCTAGGTCCCATTGACATTCTGATCAACAATGCGGGTATCGGCACTTTTGGCAAGTTCCTGGAAATGGAACCAGCCGAATGGGAGAAGATCATTCAGGTGAATTTAATGGGCGTTTACTACACCACGCGCGCCGTATTGCCGGAGATGATTGAGCGTCAAACCGGCGACATCATCAACATCTCTTCTACCGCCGGCCAGCGCGGCGCGGCTGTTACGAGTGCCTACAGCGCCTCGAAGTTTGCCGTGATGGGCCTAACGGAGTCGCTGATGCAGGAGGTACGCAAGCACAACATCCGTGTAAGCGCCCTCACCCCGAGCACGGTAGCAACGGAGCTAGCCATCAGCAACAAGCTCACCGACGGCAACCCCGAAAAGGTGATGCAGCCGGAAGACCTAGCCGAGTTCATCATCGCGCAGCTCAAGCTTAACCGCCGCATCTTTATCAAGGAAGCCGGTATGTGGTCGACAAACCCGTAG
- a CDS encoding thiamine pyrophosphate-requiring protein: MPQTVSEFLIQRLSDWGIKRIFGYPGDGINGLMGALRKAKDKVEFIQVRHEEMASLMACAHSKFTGEVGVCMATSGPGAIHLLNGLYDAKLDHQPVVAIVGQKARTSLGGNDQQEVDLMSLFKDVASEYIQMATEPSQVRHLVDRAVRIAQAERTVTCVIVPNDLQEVDYQEPKHEHQTIHSGIGYLTPRVLPQDTDLQRAAEVLNAGKKVAILIGAGAKNAVPEVIQVADVLGAGVAKAYLGKAVLADELPFVTGAIGLFGTNASHEMMQNCDTLLMIGSGFPYAEFLPKEGQARGVQIDLDGRMLSIRYPMEVPLTGDSAETLRALLPLLQRKEDRSWREKIEENVKDWWQYVGEAAHEEADPLNPRLVFEKLSPLLPDDVIMAADSGSSSSWMAQHIRIREGMRFSVSGTLATMGCAVPYAIAAKFAHPDKLAIAFAGDGAMQMNGNEELITIQRYWRTWADPRLIVLVLNNKDLNFVSWEQRLMQGEPKFHDSQDLPDFKYAEYAESLGLIGITIDSPDQVEDAWKKALEAKRPVVIEAITDPEVLVFNAKVAMKYAPKLASAIMHGDTGAAEHLGDTLRAAVGL; this comes from the coding sequence ATGCCACAAACGGTAAGCGAGTTCCTAATCCAGCGGTTGTCAGATTGGGGTATAAAACGAATCTTTGGCTATCCTGGCGACGGAATCAATGGCCTGATGGGAGCCTTGCGCAAGGCCAAGGACAAGGTCGAGTTCATCCAGGTGCGACACGAGGAAATGGCTTCGCTCATGGCTTGCGCTCATTCTAAGTTTACGGGTGAAGTGGGCGTGTGCATGGCCACGTCTGGTCCTGGCGCCATTCACCTGCTCAATGGTCTCTACGACGCCAAGCTTGACCACCAACCCGTAGTGGCCATTGTGGGCCAGAAAGCACGCACGTCGCTTGGCGGTAATGATCAGCAGGAGGTAGATCTGATGTCGCTGTTCAAAGACGTGGCCAGCGAGTACATCCAAATGGCTACCGAACCGAGCCAGGTGCGTCACCTCGTCGATCGGGCCGTGCGCATTGCCCAGGCCGAGCGCACCGTTACGTGCGTTATCGTGCCCAATGATTTGCAGGAGGTTGACTACCAGGAGCCTAAACACGAGCACCAAACCATTCACTCGGGCATCGGCTACCTCACGCCCCGCGTGCTACCCCAGGACACTGATTTGCAGCGCGCCGCCGAAGTGCTGAATGCGGGTAAGAAAGTGGCTATTCTCATTGGAGCGGGCGCAAAAAACGCTGTACCAGAGGTAATACAGGTAGCCGACGTGCTCGGCGCTGGTGTGGCAAAGGCTTACTTAGGTAAAGCTGTGCTAGCTGATGAACTGCCCTTCGTGACGGGCGCTATTGGCTTGTTTGGCACCAATGCGTCGCACGAGATGATGCAGAACTGCGACACACTGCTCATGATTGGCTCGGGCTTCCCGTATGCCGAGTTCCTGCCAAAAGAAGGCCAGGCCCGAGGCGTGCAGATTGACCTCGACGGCCGCATGCTGAGCATTCGCTACCCCATGGAGGTGCCGCTCACCGGCGACAGCGCCGAAACGCTCCGGGCCCTGCTCCCACTGCTTCAGCGTAAGGAAGACCGCTCGTGGCGCGAAAAGATTGAGGAAAATGTAAAAGACTGGTGGCAGTACGTGGGGGAAGCGGCCCACGAAGAGGCGGACCCGCTTAACCCTAGGTTGGTGTTTGAGAAACTCTCGCCTCTACTGCCTGACGATGTTATTATGGCGGCTGACTCGGGGTCTAGCTCCAGCTGGATGGCCCAACACATTCGCATCCGGGAGGGCATGCGGTTTTCGGTGTCGGGCACGCTAGCTACGATGGGTTGCGCGGTGCCATATGCCATTGCTGCCAAATTTGCGCATCCAGATAAGTTAGCTATTGCCTTCGCAGGCGATGGCGCTATGCAGATGAACGGCAACGAGGAGCTAATCACGATTCAGCGCTACTGGCGCACGTGGGCCGACCCGCGCCTAATCGTGTTGGTGCTCAACAACAAGGATCTAAATTTTGTGAGCTGGGAACAGCGCCTGATGCAAGGCGAACCTAAGTTTCACGATTCGCAAGATCTACCCGACTTCAAATATGCCGAGTACGCCGAGTCCTTGGGCCTGATCGGTATCACCATCGACAGCCCCGATCAGGTGGAAGACGCCTGGAAAAAGGCATTGGAAGCCAAACGACCGGTGGTAATAGAGGCCATTACCGACCCCGAAGTGCTGGTGTTCAACGCCAAAGTAGCCATGAAGTATGCGCCGAAGCTAGCCTCCGCCATCATGCACGGCGATACCGGCGCGGCCGAGCACCTAGGCGACACGTTGCGCGCCGCTGTAGGGCTGTAG
- a CDS encoding HAD family hydrolase, whose amino-acid sequence MAYSLLLFDYDGTLCDSRQAIRYSLQQFFLAYNLPAPPEADVQRTIELGLSAPVTLQVLQPTATLEQITEWVPLYRGIYAEQGEPLVAPFPGAHEVVAQAAAQGLRPVVLSNKGSRVLEASLERFGLLSYFSLLIGDGSFPDKKLELKPSPMIFQQIIQPHFPEVPLEEILMIGDTQADLLFARNCGIDACWASYGMGDPAACRALDPNYEIGALAELADVLQSKAVV is encoded by the coding sequence ATGGCTTATTCTCTTTTGCTGTTTGATTACGATGGTACGCTGTGCGATTCGCGCCAAGCCATTCGCTATAGTTTGCAACAATTCTTTCTGGCTTACAACCTGCCAGCGCCGCCCGAAGCCGACGTGCAACGCACCATTGAGCTAGGGTTATCGGCGCCCGTAACGCTGCAAGTGCTCCAGCCAACGGCCACCCTCGAACAGATAACGGAGTGGGTGCCCCTTTACCGCGGCATCTACGCCGAACAGGGCGAGCCCTTGGTGGCGCCCTTCCCCGGCGCGCATGAAGTAGTAGCGCAAGCTGCCGCGCAAGGCCTGAGGCCGGTGGTGCTCAGCAATAAAGGAAGCCGCGTGCTGGAAGCTTCGCTGGAGCGGTTTGGGCTGCTGTCCTATTTCTCCCTACTCATTGGCGACGGGAGCTTTCCCGACAAAAAGCTAGAGCTGAAACCTAGCCCCATGATCTTTCAGCAAATCATTCAGCCGCACTTCCCCGAGGTGCCGCTCGAAGAAATTCTAATGATTGGCGACACGCAGGCCGATTTGCTATTTGCTCGCAACTGCGGCATCGATGCATGCTGGGCCAGCTACGGCATGGGCGACCCCGCCGCCTGTCGGGCACTCGATCCAAACTACGAAATCGGAGCATTAGCCGAGCTAGCCGATGTGCTGCAAAGCAAGGCAGTGGTTTAA